A region from the Scylla paramamosain isolate STU-SP2022 unplaced genomic scaffold, ASM3559412v1 Contig2, whole genome shotgun sequence genome encodes:
- the LOC135096125 gene encoding ataxin-2 homolog, giving the protein MAEMQQQQQQQQQQQQQQQQPQRFVSKINITPQPPSSPLPAKFNTVPRPFVSGEQQQQQQYPQQQQYPQQQQYPQQQYPQQQQQYQYQQYPQFQGYQQPPLGFFPPADAQWQYQQQYPTQQAQQEAQTPQQRAGGGSGSQRPSIVRNIPIFVEGRDEPVDQNETKPQQQWTQTRPTQQAQQAPPPQQPQVPQPPPPPPPQTKQKQKRQQAQAHQATPPPHAAPIPMPSTTQGTAQDSTPPQPQTQPQAPPPPPPPPQPQQDPRITEIERVRGTVAELREKVEGFKGTKKDREFLYLDEMLTRALLQLDNVDPDGCDQVRQARRGVIKDINSAISKLEALAKDPVASDSTGTTLNEASEQGHQETDTTSKPAQDPAEGKKGEEEGKKKEGKEEEEKKEEEREKEDIKEGEKSEEIVS; this is encoded by the coding sequence ATGGCGgagatgcagcagcagcaacagcagcagcagcagcagcagcaacagcagcagcaaccacaGCGTTTCGTCTCAAAGATAAACATAACACCACAGCCGCCATCCTCGCCTCTCCCAGCTAAATTCAACACAGTCCCTCGACCATTTGTGTccggggagcagcagcagcagcagcagtacccccaacagcagcagtatccacaacagcagcagtatcCACAACAGCAGTatccacagcagcagcagcagtaccaatatcaacaatatcCACAGTTCCAGGGGTACCAACAACCGCCTCTTGGGTTCTTCCCGCCTGCTGACGCCCAGTggcagtaccagcagcagtacCCGACGCAGCAGGCACAGCAGGAGGCCCAGACACCGCAGCAGAGGGCGGGGGGAGGCAGCGGCAGCCAGCGTCCTAGCATAGTCCGTAACATCCCTATATTTGTCGAGGGCCGAGATGAACCAGTCGATCAAAATGAGACAAAACCACAGCAACAGTGGACGCAGACCCGCCCCACACAGCAGGCACAGCAAGCCCCACCCCCACAGCAGCCACAGGTACCGCAGCCCCCCCCGCCACCCCCTCCACAGACCAAGCAGAAGCAGAAACGACAGCAGGCCCAGGCTCACCAAGCGACCCCTCCACCTCACGCTGCTCCGATTCCTATGCCAAGCACCACACAGGGTACAGCGCAGGACAGCACCCCGCCACAGCCCCAGACACAGCCCCAGGCACCTCCCCCGCCGCCCCCACCGCCACAGCCGCAGCAGGACCCGAGGATAACGGAAATCGAGCGGGTGAGAGGTACCGTTGCTGAGTTACGCGAGAAAGTAGAAGGTTTTAAAGGAACCAAAAAGGACCGCGAATTTTTGTATCTAGATGAAATGTTGACCCGTGCCTTGCTCCAGCTGGACAACGTTGACCCCGACGGCTGTGACCAGGTCAGACAAGCCAGGCGAGGGGTCATTAAAGACATCAACAGTGCCATATCTAAACTGGAAGCCCTTGCAAAGGATCCAGTAGCCTCGGATTCCACTGGGACAACTTTAAACGAGGCATCAGAACAGGGGCACCAGGAGACGGACACCACTTCGAAACCCGCTCAAGATCCTgctgaggggaagaagggagaggaggaagggaagaagaaggaggggaaagaggaggaggagaagaaggaggaagagagggagaaggaagatatcaaagaaggagagaagagtgaagagatAGTTAGTTGA
- the LOC135095910 gene encoding uncharacterized protein LOC135095910, translating into TPVAPPPNTTPQEEEEEELSASALEPNEQSRADLDQSQASEFNYLLSESGLYPQTASSSYDSETNTNKTPPSTTGLSANTTTPGPHRRPNPNHSLHQQPLSTPPNPIVADPVPFSYLESSLSTWRHDPLASPDWDSAGVPGALCTRRVKKDLSTIFTEPLPGIFAVPQDDNLFLVHSLIVGPFDTPYEGGFFHFVVRFGPSYPIHPPGFACSPLGGPGEVQPEFIQEWKSLFKHPWTLWCFKTSIRQLCASGDWRKNMEGPSLESCSQPLQRPTVPAKPP; encoded by the exons ACACCAGTAGCTCCACCccccaacaccacaccacaagaagaagaggaggaagaactttCAGCTAGTGCCCTTGAGCCAAACGAGCAAAGCCGAGCAGACCTGGACCAATCACAGGCCTCGGAATTTAACTATCTGTTATCTGAAAGCGGCCTGTACCCACAAACAGCCAGCAGCAGCTATGACAGTGAGACGAACACCAATAAGACACCGCCAAGCACCACAGGCCTCTctgcaaacaccacaacaccagggCCACATCGTAGACCTAATCCCAACCATTCCTTGCATCAACAGCCCTTGTCAACACCACCCAACCCCATTGTCGCTGATCCTGTCCCATTTAGCTACCTGGAGTCTTCTCTAAGCACCTGGCGACATGACCCTTTGGCATCACCTGACTGGGACAGCGCTGGAGTCCCTGGCGCTCTATGCACGAGGCGCGTCAAGAA AGACCTGAGTACCATCTTCACCGAACCGCTACCAGGAATTTTTGCGGTTCCCCAGGACGATAATCTCTTCCTGGTTCACTCTCTCATCGTGGGGCCCTTCGACACCCCATATGAAGGGGGATTCTTTCACTTCGTGGTTCGGTTCGGCCCCAGCTACCCCATCCACCCCCCCGGGTTCGCCTGCTCACCACTGGGGGGGCCGGGTGAGGTTCAACCCGAATTTATACAAGAATGGAAAAGTCTGTTTAAGCATCCTTgg ACACTATGGTGCTTTAAAACATCCATTAGACAACTGTGTGCTTCTGGAGATTGGCGAAAG AACATGGAGGGGCCCAGCTTGGAGTCCTGCAGCCAACCTCTCCAGCGTCCTACTGTCCCTGCAAAGCCTCCTTAA